The Montipora capricornis isolate CH-2021 chromosome 3, ASM3666992v2, whole genome shotgun sequence genome window below encodes:
- the LOC138040811 gene encoding uncharacterized protein, translating to MANEESFHSLGEDRTSDLSANRKRKRQATVENGRSGKSRRWCDAEVDRLIDLLEERPCLWDVFCKEYHVREKRERAYEEIENELEIDLNDIKTKIVGLRSQLRRELSKTNNKKSGQALNDNYKSNWIYWDSLQFLVPVMQAGKSKDNLPDRQSSSSPESFDSTSEDASPEMEKDEAPVR from the coding sequence ATGGCGAATGAGGAAAGTTTCCATTCACTCGGCGAAGATCGCACTAGCGATCTCTCGGCaaatagaaaaaggaaaagacaagCAACTGTTGAAAACGGGAGATCGGGGAAATCGAGAAGATGGTGTGACGCGGAGGTCGATAGACTTATCGACCTACTGGAAGAAAGACCATGTCTGTGGGACGTATTTTGTAAGGAGTATCACGTCAGGGAAAAGAGAGAGCGGGCTTATGAAGAGATCGAAAACGAACTGGAGATAGATCTCAATGACATCAAGACCAAAATAGTCGGCCTCAGAAGCCAACTCAGAAGAGAACTTTCCAAGACCAACAACAAAAAGTCAGGACAGGCTTTGAATGACAATTACAAGTCAAACTGGATCTACTGGGACAGTCTGCAGTTTCTTGTACCGGTGATGCAAGCGGGAAAAAGCAAAGACAATTTGCCAGATCGCCAAAGTAGTTCTTCTCCGGAGTCCTTCGACTCAACCAGCGAAGATGCGAgtccagaaatggaaaaagatGAAGCTCCTGTCCGTTAA